AAAGTACACTCTCATTGAACGTTACTTGCTCGAAGAACTCAAGTCCGGGAAATACTCCGTCGGGGATAAACTCCCCACAGAGAAGGAATTGATGAACAAGTTCAGTGCCAGCAGAGAGACAGTTCGAAAAGCGCTGGATCGCCTTGCCTTCAAAGCGGCGATTGTTAGAAGACCGGGCCTCGGAACGTTTGTCAGTTACGGAAGCGATAATCACTTAGTGGGGATTCTTGTTCAGCAGATTACCAGCTACATCTTTCCTTACGTTGTACTCGGTGCAGAAGACCACCTCTTCAGGAACGAATACAAAATGCTCTTGGGAAATTCTGCAGAAGATCCTGTGAAGGAAAGACAGATCCTTTCAGAGTGGATTGAATCAGGGGTGAAAGGGCTAATAATCGATCCCGTCTACAGCGCTACGAAAAGGTCGAACAAAGACCTTGTGAAATCCATGGCCAGATCCGGAGTAAAAATAGTTCTTGTTCATAGCGATTGGAACATAGACCATGTTAGCTGCAATGTACTTGATGACGCATATGGTGGAGAGAAGGCTTCAGAGATTTTTTTCGAGTATGGTCACCAGAGAGTGGCTGTAATATACAAATCGACTCACCTTCCCGGTGTTATTAGGGCGAAGAGCTTTATAGATCGCTGCAAGCAACTGGGATTCTCGAAGATTTACGAGAAGTCCTTCAATGTGTCGGAATTTACCGGTGCACCCATGCAAATAGTCCACGAACTCATGTCACTGCCATCCCAAATCCGGCCTACGGCTGTATTCTGCTACAACGATGCCACGGCCCTGCAATTGCATCTGGTAGCTAAGAGACTTGCCCTCAACATTCCCGATGACATCTCCGTAATCGGATTCGATGACGGTCCGATAGGTGACTTCAGAGAAGTCTTGACTACCTTTGCTCACCCCAAAGAAGAAGTCGGCAGAAAGTCCGTTGAGATCTTGCTCGAAATGCTTAACGGGGCGAAGCCCCAGAGAGTAGTTAATAAACCAGAACTCATTGAAAGAAGTTCCGTTGCCGAAGCTAAAGAGCAGTCAGTTAACACCGAAAAGTTGTTCTGATTGGAAAGCTATTATCACAAGTGTAGGATTTTTCGGACCCTAATAACGACTAGACGTTGTTGATAGCTTCGCTTCGAGGAACTAGAGTTAAAGAAAGTAGAGTTTGGTGGCCGGTGGAAGATCCGCTGCAAGTTGTGAAGACCAAAATCCGTTGACCGTCAACGGTCCGAGACCAGATCAATAAGACTGACATTCTGTGCAGAGGCATCTAATGACGTGACAGGACGCATATCAGTTCTGCTACACCTCCTCTAATTATGCGCGAACTGTTGTGATCCACTGCTCTTTCAGCGGTCCGATATACGACAACAGACAGTCGCTCTCGGAGAACTGTTTTGGAGCATGTCATTAAGAAAAGTAGTCGCCAA
This DNA window, taken from Mesotoga infera, encodes the following:
- a CDS encoding GntR family transcriptional regulator; translated protein: MERYLLEELKSGKYSVGDKLPTEKELMNKFSASRETVRKALDRLAFKAAIVRRPGLGTFVSYGSDNHLVGILVQQITSYIFPYVVLGAEDHLFRNEYKMLLGNSAEDPVKERQILSEWIESGVKGLIIDPVYSATKRSNKDLVKSMARSGVKIVLVHSDWNIDHVSCNVLDDAYGGEKASEIFFEYGHQRVAVIYKSTHLPGVIRAKSFIDRCKQLGFSKIYEKSFNVSEFTGAPMQIVHELMSLPSQIRPTAVFCYNDATALQLHLVAKRLALNIPDDISVIGFDDGPIGDFREVLTTFAHPKEEVGRKSVEILLEMLNGAKPQRVVNKPELIERSSVAEAKEQSVNTEKLF